The genomic region ATCTTCTTTTTCTCGCGCATCGCGGTCGAGCGCATCAACACATAGGCCTCCTCCTCGGTCAGCCCCTTGACCTTCATCAGGATGCCCTTGGCGCGGTCGATCACCTTGCGCTCCTCCAGCGCGTGCTTGGTGCGATCGAGCTCGTCCTGCAGCTTGGAGAAGGCATTGAAGCGGGAGACGCAGAGATCGAGGATCGGTTTCATCCGCTCCTTCTTAAGGCCGTCGACGATGTAGGCGGAGACGCCCGCCTCGACCGAGGCCTGGATCGAGGCGGCGTCGCTCTGGTCGACGAACATCGCGATCGGCCGGCGGACGGCACGGCTGACCTGGAACATTTGTTCCAGCACGTCGCGGCTGGGATTCTCGAGGTCGATGACGATGATCTCGGGGTCGAGCGCATAGATTCGCGAGAGCAGGCTCTGCATCTCGCTGATATGCACGACATCCGTATAGCCGGCCTCCCGCAGTCCCTCCTCCAGGATGGCCGCTCGGATCGGGCTCTCGTCGACTATGACGATCTTGGGAGATGATTCAGCGCTCATCGACAACTCTTAAGGCCCGGCAGACGCATCCTTATCATGCCGGAAGCCCCGGGAAAGGGTTGTAATTCTCGGCAATTGGGACTAGCTCCTGCCCATTCATCAGGCAGATTCAGAGATATGCAAGAAGCCGCGGCGCCGAAAGTGAGCTTTGTGTCCTTGGGCTGCCCCAAGGCGCTGGTCGATTCCGAGCGCATCATCACCCGGCTGCGCGCGGAAGGCTATGAGCTGGCGCGCAAGCATGACGGCGCCGACATCGTCATCGTCAACACCTGCGGCTTCCTCGACAGCGCCAAGCAGGAATCGCTCGCCGCGATC from Bradyrhizobium elkanii USDA 76 harbors:
- a CDS encoding ANTAR domain-containing response regulator, yielding MSAESSPKIVIVDESPIRAAILEEGLREAGYTDVVHISEMQSLLSRIYALDPEIIVIDLENPSRDVLEQMFQVSRAVRRPIAMFVDQSDAASIQASVEAGVSAYIVDGLKKERMKPILDLCVSRFNAFSKLQDELDRTKHALEERKVIDRAKGILMKVKGLTEEEAYVLMRSTAMREKKKIGEIAQSILTASELLK